Proteins from one Gimesia maris genomic window:
- a CDS encoding sugar phosphate isomerase/epimerase family protein has product MKPGYNTNGLAFHRWDDAISLLAETGYQSIALTVDHYCLNPYAADLGQRLQEMQALLQKYQLSSVIETGARFLLDPREKHEPTLLTADPPSRARRIDFLKRCVDLAASLKSDAVSFWAGQLKQDLQREDALELLAEGCREVIAYAAEKEVRLAFEPEPGMLIETLQDFADLNERVRHPCFGLTVDIGHLQCMGELPISQFLSPWKDRVFNIHIEDMVQGVHDHLRFGAGDIDFSDVIHGLREIDYQGGLHVELSRHSHMAPEVVRESYAFLTDFMQTGG; this is encoded by the coding sequence GTGAAACCGGGATATAATACGAACGGTCTGGCCTTCCATCGTTGGGATGACGCGATCTCACTGCTGGCAGAGACCGGTTATCAGTCGATAGCGCTGACCGTCGATCATTACTGCCTGAATCCCTATGCTGCTGATCTGGGTCAACGGTTGCAGGAAATGCAGGCGCTGCTGCAGAAGTATCAGCTTTCGTCGGTCATCGAAACCGGGGCCCGGTTCCTGCTGGATCCCCGCGAGAAACATGAGCCGACGCTGCTCACCGCCGATCCCCCGTCCCGCGCCCGCCGTATTGATTTCCTCAAACGCTGTGTTGATCTGGCAGCCTCTCTCAAGTCTGACGCGGTCTCTTTCTGGGCAGGACAGCTCAAGCAGGATCTGCAACGTGAAGATGCGTTGGAACTGCTGGCAGAAGGCTGTCGCGAAGTCATCGCTTATGCGGCTGAGAAAGAAGTTCGGCTGGCGTTTGAACCGGAGCCGGGCATGCTGATTGAAACACTGCAGGATTTCGCGGATCTGAACGAGCGCGTCAGGCATCCCTGTTTCGGACTGACGGTCGATATCGGTCATCTACAGTGCATGGGAGAGTTGCCGATCAGCCAGTTTCTGAGCCCCTGGAAAGACCGGGTCTTCAATATTCATATCGAAGACATGGTCCAGGGAGTACACGATCATCTACGGTTCGGCGCGGGCGACATCGATTTTTCGGATGTGATCCACGGACTGCGGGAGATTGATTACCAGGGAGGCCTGCATGTCGAACTCAGTCGGCACAGCCATATGGCTCCGGAAGTCGTCCGCGAATCATATGCGTTTCTGACGGATTTTATGCAGACAGGCGGCTAA
- a CDS encoding HEAT repeat domain-containing protein, with protein sequence MASSISKTFDLLAQSRNSHAVNALIQALDVDVPEIREQAVFALLQQQSSRGLVEVIRRYPTHTAGIRKLLETHSNALDAAIRQCLQHGNQELQYCGLEFVRITSDFKQIPSLIALYENKRLVNHQPDLTSQTLRYLVGRLYEYFLNPSVDSVYSRAFLKNAKEIRRDNLNALVTATEHLQEFNRPEEIVESLLILGKVDDPAIRKVLWNSNEDIRRMVEQVLKQSKHMGVMQLVCDFTQVNYPNAKALEAISTRDDPEFIAHLLRWLPEKPTELQQTNFRQIDQVIWLRADRQDFSRIPQVLHVALIRLMSLLNLDVASKKQAQKWMLQHGNPAAKEAAIDMLRNLDVNEVTEMVLESLDSEDPIQQAWATCQLRTQHVPDAMNLLINKIDSPVEEVREAARQELSSFDVEYVLEHFEEFNSQVCPSVGKLLQKLNPRCIVDLSRAMSHPLRKRRIQAARCAYALKLHDQVVPALAALLEDADDLVRRTSAEILASISSSAARQALATLINEENTRIREIAIKALQKPLSPEQTDLNQVEGTSET encoded by the coding sequence ATGGCTTCATCAATTTCTAAAACATTTGACCTGCTCGCGCAGAGCCGAAATTCTCATGCGGTCAACGCATTGATTCAGGCTCTGGACGTCGACGTTCCGGAAATTCGTGAGCAGGCGGTCTTCGCTTTACTGCAGCAGCAGAGTTCACGCGGACTGGTCGAAGTGATCCGGCGTTACCCCACTCACACGGCCGGTATCCGAAAACTGCTGGAGACGCATTCGAATGCACTCGATGCTGCAATCCGGCAGTGTCTGCAACACGGCAACCAGGAACTGCAGTACTGCGGTCTGGAATTTGTCCGTATCACCAGTGATTTTAAACAGATCCCCTCTCTCATCGCCTTGTATGAAAATAAACGGCTGGTCAATCATCAACCGGATCTGACATCACAAACCCTCCGCTACCTGGTGGGCAGGCTCTACGAATATTTTCTGAATCCCTCAGTCGATTCCGTCTACTCCCGCGCGTTTCTGAAAAATGCCAAAGAGATCAGACGCGACAACCTCAACGCGCTCGTCACGGCAACCGAACATCTGCAGGAATTCAATCGCCCCGAAGAAATCGTGGAAAGTCTGCTGATCCTGGGAAAAGTAGACGATCCCGCCATCAGAAAAGTACTCTGGAACTCAAATGAAGACATCCGGCGGATGGTGGAACAGGTACTGAAACAAAGTAAACATATGGGCGTCATGCAGCTTGTTTGTGATTTCACACAAGTGAATTATCCAAACGCGAAAGCCCTGGAAGCGATTTCGACGCGAGATGATCCCGAATTCATCGCCCACCTGTTGCGCTGGCTGCCGGAAAAACCGACCGAATTACAGCAGACGAATTTCAGACAGATCGATCAGGTGATCTGGCTCCGTGCGGATCGGCAGGATTTCAGCCGCATTCCCCAGGTACTGCATGTGGCTTTGATTCGATTGATGAGTCTGCTTAACCTTGATGTCGCCAGTAAAAAACAGGCACAGAAATGGATGCTGCAGCATGGGAATCCAGCCGCCAAAGAAGCAGCCATCGATATGCTGCGGAACCTGGATGTCAACGAAGTCACGGAGATGGTTCTGGAAAGCCTGGATTCGGAAGACCCCATCCAGCAGGCCTGGGCCACCTGCCAGCTTCGCACGCAGCACGTCCCGGATGCGATGAATCTGCTGATCAATAAAATTGACAGTCCGGTAGAGGAAGTACGCGAAGCCGCACGGCAGGAACTTTCGAGTTTTGACGTCGAATATGTTCTGGAGCATTTTGAAGAATTCAATTCGCAGGTCTGTCCGTCTGTGGGCAAGCTGCTGCAGAAACTGAATCCGCGGTGCATCGTCGATTTGAGTCGCGCCATGTCACATCCCCTGCGAAAACGGCGGATCCAGGCTGCCCGCTGTGCTTATGCCTTAAAATTGCATGATCAGGTTGTCCCGGCCCTGGCTGCACTTCTGGAAGATGCCGACGATCTGGTCCGCAGAACCAGCGCCGAAATCCTGGCCAGCATTTCCAGTTCCGCAGCAAGACAGGCATTAGCAACACTGATCAATGAAGAAAATACGCGCATCCGCGAAATCGCGATCAAAGCTCTGCAGAAGCCACTTAGTCCGGAGCAGACCGATCTGAATCAGGTGGAAGGGACAAGCGAAACATGA
- a CDS encoding 3-keto-disaccharide hydrolase, whose amino-acid sequence MNQYRAGNCFNIFTGLMAALLVSSLIGNNSAYSGEKNTEAEEGWIELFNGKDLTGWTVAEGGPFEVKDGVIEVTGKRSHLFTDKEYKNFEFKADVKTTPGSNSGIFFHTKFQEEGWPTQGYESQVNVSHKDPVKTGSLYNRVKLFKTPAKDNEWWTQHIIVNGRHVIVKINDQTVIDYTEPEGATGSPSLGEKGSFALQAHDPKSVVYYKNIRVKPLAD is encoded by the coding sequence GAACCAATACCGCGCTGGCAATTGCTTTAATATCTTTACCGGTTTGATGGCAGCACTGCTCGTCTCGTCTCTGATTGGAAACAACAGTGCCTACTCCGGCGAGAAAAACACCGAAGCGGAAGAGGGCTGGATCGAACTGTTCAACGGGAAAGATCTGACGGGCTGGACAGTCGCCGAGGGCGGCCCCTTTGAAGTGAAGGATGGCGTGATTGAAGTGACGGGGAAACGCTCGCATCTTTTCACCGATAAAGAGTACAAGAACTTTGAGTTCAAAGCCGACGTCAAGACGACTCCAGGTAGTAACTCGGGTATTTTCTTCCACACCAAATTCCAGGAGGAAGGCTGGCCGACACAGGGTTATGAATCACAGGTCAATGTCAGCCACAAAGACCCTGTCAAAACCGGCAGTCTCTATAACCGGGTCAAACTGTTCAAAACGCCTGCCAAAGATAACGAATGGTGGACTCAGCATATTATCGTCAACGGTCGGCATGTGATTGTCAAAATCAATGATCAGACGGTGATTGATTACACCGAACCGGAAGGCGCAACGGGTTCTCCTTCGCTGGGTGAAAAAGGGAGCTTCGCACTGCAGGCACACGATCCAAAGAGTGTTGTGTATTACAAGAATATCCGCGTCAAACCACTGGCTGACTGA